In Candidatus Binataceae bacterium, one DNA window encodes the following:
- the priA gene encoding primosomal protein N': protein MDHSSANRNTDPELSAAQLRARVMIVGSAGPVEQLTYCVPPALAERLTAGSRVLVPLRSRRVTAIVLEVGEKLDAGGVAPRAVLELLDARPLFDRPHLELINFMATYYMAPLAEAYRSVMPATARVESHRRFHVAAEPSPLAAATFSALERAILAALAKRGMTARQLRRLGQEESVEAALNRLLADGYAEPRNGARGRHRDTQHQSVRLVGDAGGVLRGVKQRAIVERLAAAGAAGLPLEELAGAIVNARLVLRGLIARGVAELVPSDAHGVRDTVAAAAPSPYEATWEQTAVITEIVPAIRERRFETFLLWGITGSGKTEVYVRLAAEALAAGRQVIVLVPEIALADQVVQAFRQRFGALAAVLHSAQNVVERWAGWMAALSGATRVIIGPRSAIFAPLHDAGLIVVDEEHDPAYKQEEGIRYHARDLAVKLGRLSGCPVVLGSATPSAESYANARRGRYKMTRLTARVSGRELAAVELLDLRQNPPAPDARNGADLESAEAPPVPLSPVLIDALRGNLAAGGQSIVFLNRRGYHNFLQCHLCGNVIACANCSVSMTFHLRDRTVRCHYCGAHAPAPEKCPACDGLGLEGQGFGTERLTQAIADLLPAARIERLDSDTSGRSGARGAIVEALRRGAIDVVVGTQMITKGFDFPGVTLVGVVLADLTLNLPDFRSAERTFQLLTQVAGRAGRGDKPGRVLIQTYAPHHYSVRAARDQDYARFMRRELDLRNELGYPPFGRMALVRIEGPAAAAVSAIASRVAALLGRAVAPDSMRILGPAPAPIERIKQRFRWQVVVKSPRLDQLRRALAAMRTEVDAAAERAGVRVAIDLDPVNMM from the coding sequence ATGGATCATAGCAGCGCGAATCGGAACACCGACCCGGAATTGTCCGCCGCTCAGTTGCGGGCGCGCGTAATGATTGTCGGCAGCGCCGGCCCCGTCGAGCAGCTCACTTACTGCGTACCCCCGGCGTTGGCTGAGCGTCTGACTGCCGGCAGTCGTGTGCTCGTGCCGTTACGCTCCCGACGCGTCACCGCGATCGTGCTCGAAGTTGGCGAAAAGCTCGACGCGGGCGGCGTCGCGCCACGGGCCGTACTCGAACTGCTCGACGCGCGGCCGCTGTTCGATCGTCCGCATCTCGAACTGATCAACTTCATGGCGACCTACTATATGGCGCCGCTTGCTGAGGCGTATCGCAGCGTGATGCCGGCGACGGCTCGGGTGGAATCCCACCGGCGCTTTCACGTTGCCGCTGAACCTTCGCCGCTCGCTGCTGCGACTTTCAGTGCACTCGAACGCGCGATACTCGCCGCGTTGGCGAAGCGCGGGATGACGGCGCGCCAGCTCCGTCGGCTCGGTCAGGAGGAGTCGGTCGAAGCTGCCCTGAACCGGTTGCTCGCAGACGGCTATGCCGAGCCGCGTAACGGCGCCCGCGGCCGCCATCGCGACACGCAACACCAATCGGTGCGGCTCGTCGGCGACGCGGGCGGAGTTCTGCGCGGAGTCAAGCAGCGCGCGATCGTCGAACGGCTGGCGGCTGCCGGCGCAGCAGGCCTGCCGCTCGAAGAGCTTGCCGGCGCGATTGTCAACGCCCGATTGGTTTTGCGCGGCCTGATCGCGCGCGGCGTCGCCGAACTGGTTCCCTCCGACGCTCATGGCGTTCGCGACACCGTCGCCGCCGCGGCGCCGTCGCCCTACGAAGCGACCTGGGAACAGACGGCCGTGATCACCGAGATCGTTCCAGCGATCCGCGAGCGGCGCTTCGAGACTTTTCTGCTGTGGGGTATCACCGGCAGCGGCAAGACGGAGGTTTACGTGCGGCTCGCCGCCGAGGCTTTGGCGGCCGGACGCCAAGTGATCGTGCTCGTGCCGGAAATCGCGCTGGCGGATCAGGTCGTACAGGCGTTTCGCCAACGCTTCGGCGCGCTCGCCGCCGTCCTCCATAGCGCCCAAAATGTCGTCGAACGATGGGCGGGTTGGATGGCCGCGCTAAGCGGCGCGACCCGCGTGATCATCGGTCCGCGCTCCGCCATCTTCGCGCCGCTGCACGACGCCGGCCTGATCGTTGTCGATGAAGAACACGATCCGGCCTACAAGCAGGAAGAGGGTATCCGCTATCACGCCCGCGACCTCGCGGTGAAGCTGGGGCGGCTGAGCGGATGCCCGGTGGTGCTCGGCTCGGCGACGCCCTCGGCGGAGTCGTACGCTAACGCGCGGCGCGGCCGCTACAAGATGACGCGGCTGACGGCGCGAGTCTCCGGGCGGGAGTTGGCCGCCGTCGAGCTGCTCGATTTGCGGCAAAATCCACCCGCGCCCGACGCTCGCAATGGAGCCGATCTCGAGTCCGCCGAGGCTCCGCCGGTCCCGCTGTCGCCGGTGCTGATCGACGCCCTGCGTGGCAACCTCGCTGCCGGCGGACAGAGCATCGTCTTCCTCAACCGGCGCGGCTATCACAATTTCCTGCAGTGCCATCTGTGCGGCAACGTGATCGCGTGCGCCAACTGCAGCGTGAGCATGACGTTTCATCTGCGCGATCGCACCGTACGATGCCATTACTGCGGCGCGCACGCGCCCGCGCCCGAGAAGTGTCCAGCCTGCGACGGCCTCGGCCTCGAGGGCCAAGGTTTTGGCACCGAACGACTGACTCAGGCGATCGCCGACCTGCTGCCCGCCGCGCGCATCGAGCGGCTGGACAGCGACACCAGCGGGCGCAGTGGCGCGCGCGGCGCGATCGTCGAAGCACTCCGGCGCGGCGCAATCGATGTCGTCGTCGGCACGCAGATGATCACCAAAGGTTTCGATTTTCCGGGCGTAACCCTGGTCGGCGTGGTGCTGGCGGATCTGACTTTGAACCTGCCGGATTTTCGCTCGGCCGAGCGCACCTTTCAGCTCCTGACCCAGGTCGCGGGACGCGCCGGTCGCGGCGACAAACCCGGCCGCGTCCTGATCCAGACCTACGCTCCCCATCACTACAGCGTGCGCGCGGCGCGCGATCAGGACTACGCGCGCTTCATGCGGCGCGAGCTCGATTTACGCAACGAACTTGGCTATCCGCCGTTCGGACGGATGGCGCTGGTGCGAATCGAAGGCCCGGCTGCTGCGGCGGTCAGCGCGATCGCGAGCCGGGTCGCGGCGCTTCTCGGCCGCGCCGTGGCCCCGGACTCGATGCGGATACTGGGGCCCGCGCCTGCCCCGATCGAGCGCATCAAGCAGCGCTTCCGCTGGCAGGTCGTGGTGAAATCTCCCCGGCTCGATCAGTTGCGCCGTGCATTGGCGGCGATGCGTACCGAAGTCGACGCCGCAGCCGAGCGCGCCGGCGTCCGCGTCGCGATCGATCTCGATCCGGTGAACATGATGTAG
- a CDS encoding glucose 1-dehydrogenase, whose amino-acid sequence MRLENKVAIVTGAGRGMGGAIARRFAREGAQVAVAEIDEASAHETFEAIGRRGILVMTDMSSVAEINALVDKTIAQFGRVDILVNNAGVTKSLGFFDVTEADWDWMHSINARGLFFCMQRTAREMVKQRSGKIVNIASIAGKGFRGTSNIAYAGTKGAVIAMTRVGASQLARHNINVNSICPGATRTHMYETIQNEIVSKRGMTAEEAQRRMDAQIPLGRSNSPDDIANMACFLASGEADNITGQSFNVDGGLMWD is encoded by the coding sequence ATGAGACTCGAGAATAAGGTTGCGATCGTTACCGGAGCAGGACGCGGGATGGGCGGCGCAATCGCGCGGCGTTTCGCGCGCGAAGGCGCGCAAGTCGCGGTGGCGGAGATCGATGAAGCGAGCGCGCACGAAACCTTCGAGGCGATCGGCCGCCGCGGCATCCTCGTGATGACGGATATGAGCAGCGTCGCGGAGATCAACGCGCTGGTGGACAAGACGATCGCGCAATTCGGCCGCGTCGATATTCTGGTCAACAACGCCGGCGTCACCAAAAGCCTCGGATTTTTCGACGTCACCGAGGCCGACTGGGATTGGATGCATTCGATCAACGCGCGCGGGCTCTTCTTCTGCATGCAGCGGACGGCGCGCGAGATGGTCAAGCAACGCTCGGGCAAGATCGTGAACATCGCCTCGATCGCCGGCAAAGGTTTTCGCGGCACTTCCAACATCGCCTACGCCGGCACGAAGGGCGCGGTAATTGCGATGACAAGGGTCGGTGCGTCGCAACTCGCGCGGCATAATATCAATGTCAATTCGATCTGCCCGGGCGCAACGCGCACGCACATGTACGAGACGATTCAAAACGAGATCGTCAGCAAGCGCGGCATGACGGCAGAGGAGGCGCAGCGCCGGATGGACGCGCAAATTCCGCTGGGCCGCTCGAATTCGCCGGACGACATCGCCAACATGGCGTGCTTTCTCGCCTCGGGCGAGGCAGACAACATCACCGGACAATCCTTCAATGTCGATGGCGGCCTGATGTGGGATTAA
- a CDS encoding uracil-DNA glycosylase produces the protein MQRSCMRCPALVRSRSRVVPGAGAAPATVAFVGLAPGRFGGDRTGLPFSGDRSGDLLRSMVRRARLDGVFITNLVRCNPRDGRGRNRDPDSREIANCRSHLEAELAIVRPTVVACLGRIAWRELAGRDVPFNPRRPQLILARGLKLYPMYHPAYINRGACTKRAYATQFTRLARLIRCPIVN, from the coding sequence ATGCAGCGCAGTTGCATGCGCTGTCCGGCGTTGGTGCGCTCGCGTTCGCGCGTGGTGCCGGGCGCAGGCGCGGCGCCGGCAACAGTAGCCTTTGTCGGGCTGGCGCCGGGACGTTTCGGCGGCGATCGCACTGGACTCCCGTTCAGCGGCGATCGCTCGGGCGACCTGCTCCGCAGTATGGTGCGCCGCGCCCGTCTGGACGGCGTCTTCATCACAAATCTGGTGCGCTGCAATCCGCGCGACGGACGCGGACGCAATCGCGATCCCGATAGCAGAGAAATCGCCAATTGCCGGAGCCATCTCGAAGCGGAGCTCGCCATTGTGCGCCCAACCGTGGTCGCCTGTCTCGGACGGATTGCGTGGCGCGAGCTGGCCGGACGCGACGTCCCGTTCAATCCGCGACGGCCGCAATTGATTCTCGCCCGCGGGCTCAAGCTCTATCCGATGTACCATCCGGCCTACATCAATCGCGGCGCTTGCACGAAGCGAGCATATGCGACGCAATTCACGCGGCTGGCACGGTTGATCCGCTGTCCCATCGTCAATTGA
- a CDS encoding MoxR family ATPase: protein MTATGVPTILDWVEITAEFVNEGLRRARYITNERAATAIFLALALEQPLLIEGPAGAGKTEVAKVVAAMLETELIRLQCYEGLDEAHALYEWNYQKQLLRLQAGEHEGLRWEALSDQLFSRDYLLERPLLKAILAPRRVVLLIDEIDKADEEFEAFLLEALSDFQVSIPELGTLRAHERPVVVLTSNRARELSEALCRRCLHLFIDFPGIEQEREIIRLKVPDLPEQSALAVARFVNALRKLDLKKAPSIAETLDWTRALVRLGISELDLPAIRSTLGLLLKHEDDRTRAESKLTAILGRAR from the coding sequence TTGACTGCGACGGGAGTCCCGACGATCCTCGACTGGGTGGAGATCACCGCGGAGTTCGTCAATGAAGGGCTGCGGCGCGCGCGCTACATCACGAACGAGCGCGCCGCGACGGCAATTTTCCTTGCGCTGGCGCTCGAACAGCCGCTGCTGATCGAGGGTCCCGCCGGCGCCGGCAAGACCGAGGTGGCCAAGGTGGTCGCCGCGATGCTCGAGACCGAACTGATTCGCCTGCAGTGTTATGAAGGACTCGACGAGGCGCACGCGCTCTACGAATGGAATTACCAGAAGCAGTTACTGCGATTGCAGGCCGGCGAGCACGAAGGGCTGCGCTGGGAGGCCCTGTCGGATCAGCTCTTTTCGCGCGATTATCTGCTGGAGCGGCCGCTGCTGAAGGCGATCCTCGCGCCGCGCCGGGTCGTGCTGCTGATCGACGAGATCGACAAGGCCGACGAGGAATTCGAGGCTTTTCTGCTCGAAGCGCTTTCGGATTTCCAGGTCAGTATCCCGGAGCTCGGGACCTTGCGGGCGCACGAGCGCCCGGTCGTCGTGCTGACTTCTAATCGCGCGCGCGAACTGTCCGAGGCCTTGTGCCGCCGCTGCCTGCATCTCTTTATCGATTTCCCGGGAATCGAGCAGGAACGCGAGATCATCCGGCTTAAAGTCCCCGACCTTCCCGAGCAGAGCGCGCTCGCCGTCGCACGCTTCGTCAACGCGCTGCGTAAGCTTGACTTGAAAAAGGCGCCGTCGATCGCCGAGACCCTGGATTGGACCCGCGCGCTCGTCCGCCTGGGAATCAGCGAACTCGACTTGCCGGCGATCCGCTCGACCCTTGGCCTGCTGCTCAAACACGAAGACGACCGTACTCGCGCCGAGAGTAAGCTTACTGCGATCCTCGGCCGCGCCCGCTAA
- a CDS encoding VWA domain-containing protein — MSQPLGDRLLEFIAALRADGVRISVAESLDAMHAVAAAGLARVRLREALRASLIKDEADNLSFESLFAGYFEASGQRPGSPLNSRGAKTGVTGSGGGRAEGATSVKPNTSHEPPLTQSGKPSPSRHDGKASDGAMRDSEERSDHGREGESAASHERREQSHAAASSDTHDGEASRHAGLRTLERTPFARYSDLEYATAREILAILQRRLRVSLGRRMRFARRGRLDFRRTIRAATQRGGALIDLRFRARRPRHIDLLILADVSGSVHYASTLMLELIAGARQCFRRMRAFVFIDHLATADFERGHLVMTPALDLYARSDFGRVFAELRDHHGALLTSATVLVIMGDGRNNRRAARTDLLRDIAGRCRSTIWLNPEAPERWGTGDSAIDSYRKAVDLLLPSGNLRELEAGLARIV; from the coding sequence ATGAGCCAACCGCTCGGCGATCGGCTTCTCGAATTTATCGCCGCGTTGCGGGCGGACGGCGTGCGGATCTCGGTCGCGGAGTCGCTCGATGCGATGCATGCGGTCGCCGCAGCCGGGTTGGCGCGCGTGCGCTTGCGCGAAGCGCTGCGCGCGTCCCTGATTAAGGACGAAGCCGACAATCTATCGTTTGAAAGTTTGTTCGCCGGCTATTTCGAGGCGTCGGGGCAACGGCCAGGCTCACCCCTCAACAGCCGTGGCGCGAAGACCGGGGTTACTGGGAGTGGCGGCGGTCGCGCAGAGGGTGCGACCTCAGTGAAGCCGAATACCAGCCACGAGCCGCCACTCACGCAATCCGGCAAGCCGAGTCCGTCCCGTCACGACGGCAAGGCGTCGGACGGCGCGATGCGAGATTCCGAAGAGCGATCCGATCACGGCCGCGAGGGCGAATCCGCAGCGAGTCATGAACGCAGGGAGCAGTCGCATGCCGCGGCTTCATCCGATACGCACGATGGTGAAGCCTCGCGTCACGCCGGTCTGAGGACGTTGGAGCGCACACCCTTCGCGCGCTACTCGGATTTGGAATACGCCACGGCCCGCGAAATTCTGGCGATCCTCCAGCGGCGGCTGCGCGTGAGCCTCGGCCGGCGGATGCGTTTCGCGCGGCGCGGCCGGCTGGATTTTCGCCGGACGATTCGCGCGGCGACCCAGCGCGGCGGCGCGCTGATCGATTTACGCTTTCGCGCACGGCGGCCGCGGCACATCGACCTGCTGATCCTCGCGGACGTTTCCGGCTCGGTGCATTATGCCTCCACCCTGATGCTCGAGCTGATCGCCGGCGCGCGCCAATGTTTTCGCCGGATGCGGGCTTTCGTTTTCATCGACCACCTAGCCACCGCGGATTTCGAGCGAGGTCATCTGGTGATGACTCCGGCGCTCGATCTGTACGCGCGCTCGGACTTCGGGCGGGTCTTTGCCGAGTTACGCGACCATCATGGAGCTTTGCTGACCAGCGCGACCGTGCTGGTGATCATGGGCGACGGCCGCAACAACCGGCGCGCGGCGCGCACGGACCTCCTGCGCGATATTGCAGGCCGTTGTCGCTCGACGATCTGGCTTAATCCCGAAGCGCCGGAACGCTGGGGCACCGGCGACAGCGCGATCGACTCGTACCGCAAAGCGGTGGATCTGTTGCTGCCGTCGGGCAATCTGCGCGAGCTCGAAGCCGGCCTCGCGCGAATTGTCTGA
- a CDS encoding FAD-binding oxidoreductase: protein MAERKRKFYGWGYEDQGPNAEQQQQMAKRMAERFGLAELKITPAPTAAELQLRAPRVKPPDTLAALCSVEPHARAEHSYGRSYRDIVRAFRRDYPNPFDFIAYPRDESDIVNLLTWCDSARVAASPYGGGSSVTGGVEPPSRGDYRGAISIDLGRLDRVLEVDRASRAARIQGGVFGPALEDQLRPHGLTLRHYPQSFEFSSLGGWIATRSGGHYATLYTHIDDFVEAIRAVTPAGLLKSRRLPGSGAGPSPDRMLIGSEGILGIITEAWMRLQDRPTFRAGASITFPDFLTGAKAVRAISQSGLYPANCRLLDPGEAANAGANQGEAAVLVLAFESADHPLEPWMKRALECCADFGGRIPEAATATRTDAAATHEGAAGAWRNAFLKAPYLRDAVVAMGMVSETFETAITWDRFEDFHTRMMERARDAVTRVCGAGTVSVRFTHAYPDGPAPYYTILAPGKRGSELEQWDEIKQAVSDSLISFGGTITHHHSVGRDHRPWYDRQRPELFATALRAAKRALDPNAILNPGVLIDP, encoded by the coding sequence ATGGCGGAACGCAAGCGCAAGTTTTACGGCTGGGGCTACGAGGATCAGGGCCCCAATGCCGAACAGCAGCAGCAAATGGCCAAGCGGATGGCCGAGCGCTTCGGCCTCGCGGAACTGAAGATTACGCCCGCGCCAACCGCCGCCGAACTCCAGTTGCGCGCGCCGCGCGTCAAGCCGCCCGATACGCTCGCGGCGCTTTGTTCTGTCGAGCCGCACGCCCGCGCCGAACACAGCTACGGCCGCAGCTATCGCGACATCGTGAGGGCGTTTCGGCGCGACTATCCCAATCCATTCGATTTTATCGCTTATCCGCGCGACGAAAGCGACATCGTCAATCTCCTGACGTGGTGCGACTCGGCGCGCGTTGCCGCGTCGCCGTATGGCGGCGGCTCGAGCGTGACCGGCGGCGTCGAACCGCCCAGCCGCGGCGACTATCGCGGCGCCATCTCGATCGATCTGGGCAGGCTCGATCGCGTGCTTGAAGTCGATCGCGCGTCGCGCGCCGCGCGTATCCAGGGCGGCGTCTTCGGCCCGGCGCTCGAGGATCAGTTGCGCCCGCACGGCCTGACGTTGCGCCACTATCCTCAATCCTTCGAGTTCTCTTCCCTCGGCGGCTGGATCGCGACGCGCTCGGGCGGCCACTACGCCACCTTGTATACGCATATCGACGACTTCGTCGAAGCGATCCGCGCCGTCACCCCGGCGGGCCTGCTCAAATCGCGCCGCCTGCCCGGCTCCGGCGCCGGACCCAGTCCCGACCGGATGTTGATCGGATCGGAAGGCATACTCGGCATCATCACGGAGGCCTGGATGCGCCTGCAGGATCGCCCGACGTTTCGCGCGGGCGCGTCGATTACGTTTCCGGATTTTCTCACCGGCGCGAAAGCCGTGCGCGCGATCTCACAGTCCGGGCTTTATCCCGCAAATTGCCGGCTGCTCGATCCCGGCGAGGCGGCAAACGCGGGTGCGAATCAGGGCGAGGCCGCGGTGCTGGTGCTGGCTTTCGAGTCCGCCGATCATCCGCTCGAGCCCTGGATGAAGCGCGCACTCGAATGCTGCGCGGATTTCGGCGGCCGGATTCCTGAGGCTGCCACCGCAACTCGCACCGATGCCGCGGCTACGCACGAAGGCGCAGCCGGCGCCTGGCGCAACGCCTTTCTCAAAGCGCCGTATCTGCGCGACGCCGTCGTCGCGATGGGCATGGTTTCCGAAACCTTCGAGACCGCGATCACCTGGGATCGCTTCGAGGATTTTCACACTCGCATGATGGAGCGCGCGCGCGACGCGGTCACGCGGGTCTGCGGCGCGGGCACGGTCTCGGTGCGCTTTACCCACGCATACCCCGACGGCCCGGCCCCCTATTACACGATTCTTGCGCCCGGCAAACGCGGCTCGGAACTCGAGCAGTGGGACGAAATCAAGCAGGCCGTGTCAGACAGTTTGATCAGCTTCGGCGGCACGATCACTCATCATCATTCGGTGGGGCGCGACCATAGGCCCTGGTACGACCGCCAGCGTCCCGAGCTCTTCGCGACGGCGCTGCGCGCTGCCAAGCGCGCGCTCGATCCCAACGCGATCCTCAATCCCGGGGTGCTGATCGATCCATGA
- a CDS encoding nitroreductase/quinone reductase family protein translates to MTTSVDRVFARPSLFERGFNRLFGAMVGLGLALPHNYLLQVRGRKSGRLYSAPIDLLVIDQRRFLVCPRGRSQWVRNAEAGGKVALKKGWALRKFTIRALPDDEKPEILERYLDSFKLTVQRYFPLPAGSPAQSFAEFANRYPVFELLATEDSSQP, encoded by the coding sequence ATGACGACAAGCGTTGACCGGGTCTTCGCGCGGCCGAGCTTGTTCGAGCGCGGCTTCAATCGCTTGTTCGGCGCGATGGTCGGGCTGGGTCTCGCTCTGCCGCACAACTATCTGCTGCAAGTCCGCGGACGCAAAAGCGGTCGTCTCTACTCGGCGCCGATCGACCTGCTCGTGATTGATCAGCGGCGCTTTCTGGTCTGCCCGCGCGGGCGTTCGCAGTGGGTGCGCAATGCTGAGGCCGGCGGTAAAGTTGCGCTGAAAAAGGGCTGGGCGCTGCGGAAATTCACTATCCGCGCCCTGCCCGACGATGAGAAGCCGGAAATTCTCGAGCGCTATCTCGATAGCTTCAAGCTCACCGTGCAAAGATATTTCCCCCTGCCAGCAGGTTCTCCCGCGCAAAGCTTCGCAGAGTTCGCCAACCGCTACCCGGTCTTTGAGCTGCTCGCGACGGAGGATTCATCGCAACCGTGA
- a CDS encoding macro domain-containing protein: MNFDWRACVTIRQGDLTAANVDAIVNAANNDLILGGGVAGAIRSKGGPTIQQECDAVGSVPIGEAAITGAGRLPAKHVIHAASMQLGGRTTEQSLRESTRNSLLRAKENGLRTIAFPAIGTGIAGFPLARCAEVMLVEVREHLRGATSLERVEFVLYDRPALAVFESVFVRMTD, translated from the coding sequence GTGAATTTCGACTGGCGTGCGTGCGTGACGATCCGGCAGGGCGACCTGACCGCGGCTAACGTCGACGCGATCGTTAACGCCGCCAACAACGATCTGATCCTCGGCGGCGGTGTCGCGGGCGCGATTCGGAGCAAAGGCGGTCCGACGATTCAGCAGGAGTGCGACGCGGTCGGATCGGTGCCGATCGGCGAAGCGGCGATCACGGGCGCGGGCCGCTTGCCGGCGAAGCATGTGATTCACGCGGCCAGTATGCAGCTCGGCGGGCGCACTACCGAGCAAAGCTTGCGTGAGAGCACTCGCAATTCACTGCTGCGCGCCAAAGAGAACGGGTTGCGCACGATCGCTTTTCCCGCGATCGGCACGGGTATCGCCGGCTTTCCGCTCGCTCGATGCGCCGAGGTGATGCTCGTCGAGGTGCGCGAGCACCTGCGCGGCGCGACGTCCCTCGAGCGCGTCGAGTTCGTGCTCTACGATCGCCCTGCACTCGCGGTCTTCGAGAGCGTCTTCGTGCGGATGACGGATTGA
- a CDS encoding mechanosensitive ion channel family protein has translation MKLAFDFARAAAALLAASHQSATGQSVKLPQPAALGAANGADPTLEQLQARRAQVQASHDRLAEQLKQLRGDLASAPRSARDALRHKALTLQAQIGLAQSHLDSIDAMIAFETTKATGSSAGLETQIDELERSAPAATAVSASSMAFAPMPSAGLLGRAEAILAIDRKARNLALAITLSQNLRNEDLALRAPLLERLAQLDSLGLAQTGGAGDENADTLKQTQAEIDQLTRRGKLLSAASLPLSKQAVLLDLYVGSLTRWRDAVRQQFNDALRGLIIRAAAFALILVAIFVAAALWRRLTFRYVQDPQRRAQLLQLRRLLVIVAIALLTLLAFASQLGALATVMGLAAAGIALALQNVILSMAGYFYLSGRFGLRVGDRVQIAGITGDVLESGFFKLTLMELAGDDSGREPTGRAVIFPNSVVFQPNSNFYRQLPGTTFAWQELRLSLAPDCDYRVAEQRLTEVVNDVFARDRDRIQSEYRLAEKELAIRIDTPRPNARLYLGSNGLEIVIRYPARLTGAVRTADEITRRLLDTIKREPGLRIATAGIPTIQNDLAPPVEPVADAAAKS, from the coding sequence TTGAAACTGGCTTTTGATTTCGCTCGCGCTGCCGCCGCCTTGCTCGCGGCTTCGCACCAGTCCGCGACCGGCCAGAGCGTGAAACTGCCGCAACCTGCTGCGCTGGGCGCCGCCAACGGCGCGGACCCGACGCTCGAGCAGCTCCAGGCGCGCCGCGCGCAGGTGCAGGCCAGCCACGATCGACTCGCTGAGCAGCTCAAGCAGCTACGCGGCGATCTGGCGAGCGCCCCACGATCCGCGCGCGACGCGCTCAGGCATAAGGCGCTTACCCTGCAAGCGCAAATCGGTCTCGCCCAATCGCATCTTGATTCCATCGACGCGATGATCGCCTTCGAGACGACCAAGGCCACCGGCAGTTCTGCCGGACTTGAAACCCAAATCGACGAACTCGAGCGCTCCGCGCCCGCAGCCACCGCCGTTTCCGCTTCCTCTATGGCTTTTGCCCCGATGCCGTCGGCCGGCTTGCTTGGCCGCGCCGAAGCTATCCTCGCAATCGATCGCAAGGCCCGTAATCTCGCGCTGGCTATCACGCTCTCACAGAACCTTCGCAATGAGGATCTGGCTCTGCGCGCTCCTCTGCTCGAGCGCCTCGCCCAACTCGACAGTCTGGGACTCGCACAGACCGGCGGCGCGGGCGATGAAAACGCCGATACCCTCAAACAGACGCAAGCCGAAATCGACCAACTGACGCGGCGCGGCAAGCTTCTGAGCGCGGCCAGCCTGCCGCTCTCCAAGCAGGCGGTCCTCCTCGACCTTTACGTCGGCAGCCTCACTCGCTGGCGTGACGCGGTCCGCCAGCAATTCAACGACGCGCTGCGCGGTCTGATCATTCGCGCGGCCGCGTTCGCCCTGATCCTGGTCGCGATCTTTGTCGCTGCCGCGCTCTGGCGCCGCCTCACTTTCAGGTACGTCCAGGATCCGCAGCGCCGCGCCCAGTTGCTCCAGTTGCGCCGCCTGCTCGTGATTGTCGCGATTGCGCTGCTAACCCTGCTCGCCTTCGCCAGTCAGCTCGGCGCCCTCGCCACCGTGATGGGCCTCGCCGCGGCGGGCATCGCCCTCGCCCTGCAGAACGTCATCCTCTCGATGGCGGGATATTTCTACTTGAGCGGCCGCTTCGGGCTGCGCGTTGGCGACCGCGTCCAAATCGCCGGCATTACCGGCGACGTGCTCGAGAGTGGTTTCTTCAAGCTCACGCTGATGGAACTCGCGGGCGACGACAGCGGACGTGAACCGACCGGCCGCGCCGTCATTTTTCCCAACTCCGTGGTCTTTCAGCCCAACAGCAACTTTTATCGCCAGCTTCCCGGCACCACCTTCGCATGGCAGGAACTGCGGCTTTCACTCGCCCCCGACTGTGACTATCGGGTTGCGGAACAGCGGCTCACCGAAGTGGTGAACGATGTCTTTGCGCGCGATCGTGATCGCATCCAGAGCGAATATCGGCTCGCCGAAAAGGAGCTGGCGATTCGGATCGATACGCCGCGGCCCAATGCCCGGCTGTACCTTGGCTCAAACGGACTGGAAATCGTTATTCGCTATCCGGCGCGACTCACTGGCGCTGTGCGCACCGCCGATGAAATCACGCGCCGTCTGCTCGACACGATCAAGCGTGAGCCCGGCCTGCGCATCGCCACCGCCGGCATTCCGACGATTCAGAACGATCTCGCGCCGCCCGTCGAACCCGTGGCGGATGCTGCCGCGAAGAGCTGA